In Halorussus limi, a genomic segment contains:
- a CDS encoding Sec-independent protein translocase subunit TatA/TatB: MVQMIPLFGPVPGGMEMMVILLIAVLLFGANKIPKLARSTGEAMGEFKKGRQEVEEELQEMQEGGTESLNTDTEPVTETETDTGTTDASNE; encoded by the coding sequence ATGGTACAGATGATTCCACTGTTCGGACCCGTGCCGGGCGGGATGGAGATGATGGTTATCCTCCTCATCGCCGTCCTGCTGTTCGGCGCGAACAAGATTCCGAAACTCGCCCGCTCGACCGGCGAGGCGATGGGCGAGTTCAAGAAGGGGCGTCAGGAAGTCGAAGAAGAACTCCAGGAGATGCAGGAGGGCGGCACGGAGTCGCTCAACACCGACACCGAGCCGGTGACCGAGACGGAGACGGACACCGGCACCACCGACGCCAGTAACGAATAA
- the hpt gene encoding hypoxanthine/guanine phosphoribosyltransferase — translation MDKLKQSLLDAPIIEKDGYHYFVHPISDGIPVLEPGLLREIVIQIIRKAELEDVDKIVTPAAMGIHISTAVSLMTDIPLVVIRKREYGLDGEVALSQQTGYSENEMYVNNVNEGDRVLLLDDVLSTGGTMKAITEALEHIGADVADVVAVIKKEGPNELDDTDYDVKTLINVDVQDGEVVITDEHGDG, via the coding sequence ATGGATAAGCTGAAGCAGTCTCTGCTCGACGCGCCGATCATCGAGAAAGACGGCTATCACTACTTCGTCCACCCCATCAGCGACGGGATTCCGGTTCTCGAACCCGGACTGCTCCGAGAGATCGTCATCCAGATTATCCGGAAGGCGGAGTTGGAGGACGTGGACAAAATCGTCACGCCCGCGGCGATGGGCATCCACATCTCGACCGCCGTCTCGCTGATGACCGACATCCCGCTGGTCGTCATCCGCAAGCGCGAGTACGGACTCGACGGCGAGGTCGCGCTCTCCCAGCAGACCGGCTACTCCGAGAACGAGATGTACGTCAACAACGTCAACGAGGGCGACCGCGTCCTCCTGCTCGACGACGTTCTCAGCACCGGTGGCACGATGAAGGCCATCACGGAAGCGCTCGAACACATCGGCGCGGACGTGGCCGACGTGGTCGCGGTCATCAAGAAGGAAGGACCCAACGAGTTGGACGACACCGACTACGACGTGAAGACGCTCATCAACGTGGACGTACAGGACGGCGAAGTCGTCATCACGGACGAACACGGCGACGGGTAG